A window of the Planococcus citri chromosome 4, ihPlaCitr1.1, whole genome shotgun sequence genome harbors these coding sequences:
- the LOC135844421 gene encoding E3 SUMO-protein ligase PIAS2-like: MAMASKDSLKRMILQFRVSELQSLLAFAGEPIMYGKKKKDLQKKALNLITTKKIASLHNKIFSLYQNLNNKNHSSDDANDTPYFPTYKDKFRDFSKNFMNNWQSSYVTRDRGSGYFSDFADGLTDNECGSSRLVAMQKSYEKVTVDMDDIEFKNLPFFEFQKELSRVTALKPKKLDDDVFEFGGTFTLDSEWISRLESPYQIQIRICNLTNNITEVSDSLPLSLCVQVNDKCSSLPPPIPSTNRQGMLLRRMNVPINITSEVHRRSGVNKLMISWSIEDEELYAFTIHIVKKFTSDELIQKLKDKGERDPAITKKVIVDNLNDDEDEIAATSLKISLVCPLGKILIQLPVRATTCNHLQCFDGSLYIKMNDVKSTWQCPVCNSSCFYENLFIDGFFTNILKSDSFVDSVTEVEVDADANWSPVLPKKRKISDASSPPAVKKSLVVPASSPPPSQPEPPIVPEPLNEIEMEVVPPPPAPKTKKTEVDLVSDDDDSSNDVANDLQDFYHQYNKDAELFSYRAAFPSLPPFSEVNNHFLSTKADNCRDSRAAVPVIVSPSKNKSQKKNVIEVDLTLSDSDSGQDVRSLSESDDNSYDSDSSYTPSVVQGNSSGPPCYDIDDSDSDF, translated from the coding sequence ATGGCGATGGCATCGAAGGATAGTTTGAAGCGGATGATACTGCAATTCAGAGTATCCGAACTTCAGTCCTTGCTGGCGTTTGCGGGCGAACCCATAATGTATGGAAAGAAGAAAAAGGATCTTCAAAAGAAAGCTTTGAATTTGATTACTACGAAAAAAATAGCCTCACTGCATAACAAAATTTTCTCGCTttatcaaaatctcaacaatAAGAATCACAGCAGCGATGACGCAAACGACACGCCGTATTTTCCTACCTACAAGGATAAGTTCCGAGATTTCAGCAAGAATTTTATGAACAATTGGCAATCCAGTTACGTTACGAGGGACAGAGGTTCTGGTTATTTCAGCGATTTCGCTGACGGCTTAACCGACAACGAATGCGGATCGTCTCGATTAGTCGCGATGCAAAAAAGTTACGAAAAAGTAACCGTGGATATGGATGATATTGAATTTAAGAATttaccatttttcgaattccaGAAAGAATTATCGAGAGTGACAGCTCTAAAACCGAAGAAATTAGACGATGACGTTTTCGAATTCGGAGGTACGTTTACTTTGGATTCGGAATGGATATCGCGGTTAGAATCTCCGTACcaaattcaaattcgaatatGCAACTTGACGAATAATATTACGGAAGTCAGCGATTCGTTACCGTTATCGTTATGTGTACAAGTAAATGATAAATGTTCGTCGTTACCGCCACCAATCCCATCTACAAATAGACAAGGGATGCTGTTGAGACGTATGAATGTTCCTATCAATATAACTTCCGAAGTGCATCGAAGAAGTGGCGTCAATAAGTTGATGATCAGTTGGTCGATAGAAGACGAAGAATTGTACGCTTTTACGATCCACATAGTGAAGAAGTTCACCTCGGACGAGCTGATACAAAAACTCAAAGATAAAGGCGAACGTGATCCGGCCATCACGAAGAAAGTCATCGTTGATAATTTgaacgacgacgaagacgaaatCGCAGCCACATCGTTGAAAATATCCTTAGTATGTCCGTTGGGTAAAATTCTAATCCAGCTTCCGGTACGTGCCACCACTTGCAATCATTTACAGTGCTTCGATGGTTCGTTGTATATCAAAATGAACGATGTAAAAAGTACGTGGCAGTGTCCGGTATGCAATTCGTCTTGTTTTTACGAAAATCTCTTCATCGACGGATTCTTcaccaatattttgaaaagcgACTCTTTCGTCGATAGCGTTACGGAGGTGGAAGTGGACGCCGATGCAAACTGGTCACCCGTGTTaccaaaaaaacgtaaaatttccGATGCTAGCTCACCCCCTGCTGTTAAAAAATCACTCGTCGTACCTGCTTCTTCTCCTCCACCCAGTCAACCAGAACCCCCGATCGTACCGGAGCCATTGAACGAGATCGAAATGGAAGTTGTGCCACCGCCACCGGCACCGAAAACTAAAAAAACCGAAGTAGATCTAGTATCCGACGACGATGATTCGTCCAACGACGTAGCCAACGATTTACAAGACTTTTACCATCAGTATAACAAAGATGCCGAGCTATTCAGCTATAGAGCAGCTTTTCCTAGTTTACCACCTTTTTCAGAGGTGAATAATCATTTTCTAAGTACCAAAGCGGACAATTGTCGCGACTCGAGAGCTGCTGTTCCGGTCATAGTATCGCCGTCGAAAAATAAATCTCAGAAGAAAAACGTAATAGAAGTCGATCTAACACTCAGTGATTCCGATTCCGGCCAAGATGTTCGTAGTTTATCTGAATCCGATGATAATAGTTACGATTCCGATTCGTCGTATACGCCTTCCGTTGTCCAAGGTAATTCCTCTGGACCCCCTTGTTACGATATTGATGATTCCGATTCCGATTTCTGA